The Campylobacter sp. CN_NE2 region AAACTGCCCCGCTGCGACATTTTTTGCGCCACATACGATTTGCAAAACTTCGCTTCCAATATCAACTTCGCAAACGCTTAGATGATCTGAATTTTCATGAGCTTTTCTGCTTTTTACAAAGCCAACCACGACCTTTTTTGGGATTTCAATCTTGCGATAACTATCAACTTCTAAGCCTATCGAATTTAGCGTTTTTAAAAGCTCATCGGTGCTAACGCCTGAAATATCAATCCACTCTTGTAACCACTCTCTTGTAACTATCATTTAAATTGCTCCAATAATCTAATATCGCCTTCAAATAATGAACGCAAGTCAGGTATGCGGTGAAGTAGCATTGCAAAACGCTCCACGCCAAGCCCAAAAGCGTATCCGCTGACATTTTTCCAGCCCACAGCTTTAAAAACATTTGGATCAACCACGCCGCTTCCTAGCACTTCAAGCCAACCTGTTTGTTTGCAAACCCTGCAACCTGCACCTTTACAGAAAATACAACTTATATCAACTTCAGTGCTAGGCTCCGTAAATGGGAAAAAGCTAGGTCGAAAGCGAACCTTGACATCGCCAAACATATAAACTAAAAATTTTTGCAAAATATCTTTTAAATTTGCAAAACTTACTTTGTCGCCTTCTTCTACCACAAGACCTTCAACCTGATGAAACATAGGCGTGTGTGTTAAATCCAAATCCCGTCTAAAAACAGCACCGGGAGCTATCATGCGAATCGGCGGTTTGCCAAATTTTTCCATTGTGCGAATTTGAACGCCGCTTGTGTGAGTGCGAAGCAAATTTGAATTATTTAGATAAAATGTATCTTGCATATCGCGCGCAGGGTGGTATTTTGGTAAATTTAACGCTTCGAAATTATGAAAATCATCTTCGATAAGCGGTCCTGTTTCGACGCTAAAATTTTGTGAGATAAAATACTCAATAATCTTATCCATAGTCGCCATTACAGGGTGCAATGCGCCGTTTGCAGCGTTTTCGTTAAACATAGTAACATCGATGGCTTCTGCTTTCATCGCTTCTTTTTGCGCTTTTGTTTCTAAAATCGCCTTTTTTTCGCTGATTAACTCGCCAAAAAAATCTCTTTGTTTGTTTGCGTTTTGTGCAAATTCTCTTTTTTGTTCGTTTGGAACATTTTTGAGATTATTAAAAAGCTCGGTTATAAGCCCTTTTTTGCCAAAAAGTTCAAGTCTGATTTTTTCAATCTCATCAAGGCTTTCGGCATTTTTGATTTTCGCTTCATACTCTTGCAAAGTCTAATCCTTAGTAAAAATTTTCGCTAGATTGT contains the following coding sequences:
- the pheS gene encoding phenylalanine--tRNA ligase subunit alpha yields the protein MQEYEAKIKNAESLDEIEKIRLELFGKKGLITELFNNLKNVPNEQKREFAQNANKQRDFFGELISEKKAILETKAQKEAMKAEAIDVTMFNENAANGALHPVMATMDKIIEYFISQNFSVETGPLIEDDFHNFEALNLPKYHPARDMQDTFYLNNSNLLRTHTSGVQIRTMEKFGKPPIRMIAPGAVFRRDLDLTHTPMFHQVEGLVVEEGDKVSFANLKDILQKFLVYMFGDVKVRFRPSFFPFTEPSTEVDISCIFCKGAGCRVCKQTGWLEVLGSGVVDPNVFKAVGWKNVSGYAFGLGVERFAMLLHRIPDLRSLFEGDIRLLEQFK